GGCCGCAATTTGTGCGCGTCAACCTTATGGAGCCTGGTTAACCAGCCATAAAATGCTGATCGGTGCCTTGCCGTTAAAAGCAAAAGAGCCATTACCGGATCATTCAACTTTAAGTCAACGTCAGGCACTCTTCGGTTATTCTCAGGAAGATTTGGAGATTATTCTTGCCGTAATGGCAAGTAGTGGTCAGGAACCACTCAGTTCAATGGGCAATGATACCCCACTGGCGGTATTATCGGACAAATCACAAAATTTATTCAATTATTTTTACCAATTATTCGCGCAGGTAACCAACCCGCCAATTGATCCAATCCGTGAAGAATCGATCATGTCGCTGGTATCTTTTGTCGGAGGCGAGGCGAATCTATTAACGGAAACTCCCCAGCATTGTCGAGTGCTGGAATTAGCGCGGCCTGTTTTGAGTAATGATGATTTGGAGCGTCTCCGCGAATTAAATAAAAATGGATTTCGCACTAAGACTATTTCCCTCGTTTTTCCTGCAAAAATCGGTGAAAATCGCCTAGAAAAGGCGATTGATCGTATCTGCGAGGAAGCTTCGACAGCCGTCGCTACCGAAGGCTATAACGTTATTTTGTTATCAGATCGAGGAGTAGATTTTCGCCATGCCGCAATTCCTTCCTTATTAGCGGTGAGTGCGGTCCATCATCATTTAATCAAGAACGGCGAGCGTTCCCGGTGTGGATTAATCATTGAGACCGGTGAAGCCCGTGAAGTTCATCATTTTGCGTTGTTGCTCGGATTTGGCGCGTCGGCCATCAATCCCTATCTTGCGTTCGCGTCGATAGCCGATCTACAAACGCGAGGGTTACTTGGCGAGATTAGTATAGAAAAAGCGACGATTAATTTCATCAAGGCGCTTGATAAGGGATTATTGAAAATAATTTCTAAAATGGGTATTTCCACTGTCCAGTCTTATATCGGTTCACAAATTTTCGAAGCGGTGGGATTGAATCCAGAGGTCATTGACCGTTATTTTACCGGAACTGTTTCGCGGGTTGGTGGAATTAATTTATCGATTATTGAAAAAGAAACGCTGATTCGCCATAGCCATGCGTACCCGGAAGAATCCCCTGCTGTTGATCCTAATTTGGAAGTAGGGGGCAATTATCAATGGCGTCAACGTGGCGAACAACATACCTATAATCCAAATACCATCACTAAACTACAACAGGCAACGCGTAGCGGTGATTATTTCTCGTGGAAGGATTATTCTCGTTCGATCAATAGTCCAACTAATCCCATGAACACCCTCCGGGGCCTCATGGAATTCACCAATCTTGAACCAATTTCCCTCGACGAGGTTGAACCCGCCGAAGAAATCATGAAACGCTTTTTCACGGGTGCCATGTCTTTCGGCAGTATTAGCAAGGAAGCGCACGAAAATCTTGCCATTGCCATGAACCGTATCGGCGGAAAGAGTAATACCGGAGAAGGTGGCGAGGATTCAGCACGTTTTACGCTTGATTTCAATGGAAATAATCGGCGTTCAGCGATTAAGCAGGTTGCTTCGGCCCGATTCGGGGTCACGTCTAATTATTTGGTTAATGCTGATGAATTGCAGATCAAAATCGCTCAAGGCGCGAAACCTGGCGAGGGTGGCCAATTGCCGGGACGCAAAGTGGATAAAAATATTGCCAAGGTGCGCCATTCAACTCCCGGTGTGGGATTAATTTCGCCACCTCCTCATCATGATATTTATTCCATTGAAGATTTGGCGCAGCTCATCTTTGATCTGAAAAATGCCAACCGTCGCGCACGAATCAACGTTAAATTAGTATCGGAAGCTGGCGTAGGCACCATCGCGGCGGGTGTTGCCAAGGGTCATTCAGAAGCAGTCCTGATTTCCGGTTTTGATGGTGGCACCGGTGCATCACCATTAAGTTCTATCAAACGTGCTGGATTACCCTGGGAACTGGGTTTATCCGAAACTCATCAGGTATTGATGCGCAATAAACTTCGTTCACGGATTGTCGTGCAAACCGATGGCAGGCTGCTAACCGGACGAGATGTAGCAATTGCCGCGCTTCTTGGTGCTGAGGAATGGGGAACGGCGACTGGAACCCTGATTGCTAGCGGTTGCATCCTAATGCGTAAATGTCATCTCAACAGTTGCCCAGTGGGCATTGCGACCCAGGACGAGGATTTACGCAAATTATTTAAGGGCAAGCCGGAATATGTCATGAATTTTTTCCGATTCATGGCCATGGAATTACGGGAGATCATGGCTTCGCTCGGTTTTCGTAAAATCAATGAAATGATTGGACGCACTGATAAATTATCGGTTCGCAAAGGAATTACACACTGGAAAGCGCGCTATCTTAATCTTGATCGGGTGCTCTATCGGGTCACTACAAATAGCTGCGCTGCGTATTGTTGTGAAGCACAAGATTTTTCATTGGATAAGTCAATTGATAACCAATTAATCGAAATAGCGCGCCCTGCCCTAGAAAATGGTCGAAAGGTGACCGGAGATATTTCGATTCGCAATCTGAATCGCGCCGTAGGTACAATGCTGTCCGCTGAAATTTCCCGCAAATATGGAGAGGGCGGACTTGCCATGGATACCATCCATTTCAAGATGGACGGTTCCGCCGGCCAAAGTTTTTGCGCGTTTGGCGTGAAAGGTTTAACTATGGAATTAGAAGGTGAGGCCAATGATTATTTCTGTAAGGGATTGTCAGGTGCAAAAGTAATTTTCTACCCACCACGGACTGCGACTTTTGCCTCACACGAAAATGTAATTGTCGGTAACGTCGCCTTTTACGGTGCTACTAGCGGTGAAGCTTATATTCGCGGCATGGGTGGTGAACGTTTTTGTGTACGTAATTCGGGCGCAAGAGTTATCATCGAGGCGGTTGGTGACCATGGTTGCGAGTACATGACTGGTGGGAGAGTTATTATTCTTGGCACCATCGGTAAGAATTTCGCTGCCGGCATGAGCGGTGGCATTTCTTATTTATTTGATGTTGATGGAAAATCACGCAAGCGAATTAATGTTGACATGGTTGAACTGGAAACGCTCAATAATCCCACAGAAATCACTGAGATTAAGGCCATGATTGAACGTTTCCTGCATTATACCGGCAGTCTCGTCGCTCAGGACGTATTAGCGAATTGGGAGGAAAATCTTCCAAAATTTATTAAGGTGATGCCAATCGACTATAAACGCGCGTTGGCGGAGCTTGAAGTATCTTCCACTACCGATGAGGATATCTAAAGTGGGCAAAGTTACTGGATTTAAGGAGTTTCCCCG
The genomic region above belongs to Gammaproteobacteria bacterium and contains:
- the gltB gene encoding glutamate synthase subunit GltB, with the translated sequence MKIEGLYEPQFEHDSCGVGFIADLKGNKTHWVVANGIELLKNMVHRGAVGAEKNSGDGAGILTQIPHEFFVKVCAGLDIILPCPGEYGIGMIFLPPVTDSNSDGGDCRRIFEQCVQENGQEVLGWRRVPTVDQTLGEAVVALEPSIYQIFIKRGENTFDPDAFERKLFVIRKATERRVRASGSGKAGYFYISSLSYKTICYKGMLTPHQLPLYFPDLIDKRFTSSLALVHSRFATNTFPSWRLAHPFRFLAHNGEINTLRGNINWMRARESLLESELFTKAEIAELLPLIDETQSDSAILDNVVELLTLAGRSLPHVMMMLIPEAWSRDAEMSQEKKDFYGYHATLMEPWDGPASVAFTDGKIIGATLDRNGLRPSRYLLTHDDILIMGSEAGVLDIAPERVKRKGRLQPGKMFVASIDESRIIPDEELKAAICARQPYGAWLTSHKMLIGALPLKAKEPLPDHSTLSQRQALFGYSQEDLEIILAVMASSGQEPLSSMGNDTPLAVLSDKSQNLFNYFYQLFAQVTNPPIDPIREESIMSLVSFVGGEANLLTETPQHCRVLELARPVLSNDDLERLRELNKNGFRTKTISLVFPAKIGENRLEKAIDRICEEASTAVATEGYNVILLSDRGVDFRHAAIPSLLAVSAVHHHLIKNGERSRCGLIIETGEAREVHHFALLLGFGASAINPYLAFASIADLQTRGLLGEISIEKATINFIKALDKGLLKIISKMGISTVQSYIGSQIFEAVGLNPEVIDRYFTGTVSRVGGINLSIIEKETLIRHSHAYPEESPAVDPNLEVGGNYQWRQRGEQHTYNPNTITKLQQATRSGDYFSWKDYSRSINSPTNPMNTLRGLMEFTNLEPISLDEVEPAEEIMKRFFTGAMSFGSISKEAHENLAIAMNRIGGKSNTGEGGEDSARFTLDFNGNNRRSAIKQVASARFGVTSNYLVNADELQIKIAQGAKPGEGGQLPGRKVDKNIAKVRHSTPGVGLISPPPHHDIYSIEDLAQLIFDLKNANRRARINVKLVSEAGVGTIAAGVAKGHSEAVLISGFDGGTGASPLSSIKRAGLPWELGLSETHQVLMRNKLRSRIVVQTDGRLLTGRDVAIAALLGAEEWGTATGTLIASGCILMRKCHLNSCPVGIATQDEDLRKLFKGKPEYVMNFFRFMAMELREIMASLGFRKINEMIGRTDKLSVRKGITHWKARYLNLDRVLYRVTTNSCAAYCCEAQDFSLDKSIDNQLIEIARPALENGRKVTGDISIRNLNRAVGTMLSAEISRKYGEGGLAMDTIHFKMDGSAGQSFCAFGVKGLTMELEGEANDYFCKGLSGAKVIFYPPRTATFASHENVIVGNVAFYGATSGEAYIRGMGGERFCVRNSGARVIIEAVGDHGCEYMTGGRVIILGTIGKNFAAGMSGGISYLFDVDGKSRKRINVDMVELETLNNPTEITEIKAMIERFLHYTGSLVAQDVLANWEENLPKFIKVMPIDYKRALAELEVSSTTDEDI